In one window of Bradyrhizobium sp. AZCC 1721 DNA:
- the metW gene encoding methionine biosynthesis protein MetW — protein sequence MALQEQALSLGGIAPDRTGKYRTDHLLVAEMIPAGSKVLDVGCGDGELLQLLESRGIDGRGIELSREGVNRCVAKGLAVVQGDADTDLVNYPDDAFDYVILSQTLQATRQPKPVLENLLRIGRRAIVSFPNFGFWKMRLQLLVGGHMPRTENLPATWYDTPNIHFCTIKDFVQLCDEINVKMERAVALDLYGRPVPLNLPWWVWNMFGEQGVFLLSRGGKGK from the coding sequence ATGGCGTTACAGGAACAGGCCCTGTCGCTCGGCGGCATCGCGCCCGATCGCACCGGCAAATATCGCACCGATCATCTCCTCGTCGCCGAAATGATTCCGGCTGGCTCAAAAGTGCTCGACGTCGGCTGCGGCGACGGCGAATTGCTGCAACTTCTGGAGAGCCGCGGCATCGATGGCCGCGGCATCGAGCTGTCGCGCGAGGGCGTCAATCGCTGCGTCGCCAAGGGGCTCGCCGTGGTGCAGGGCGACGCCGACACCGACCTCGTCAATTATCCGGACGATGCCTTCGATTACGTCATCCTGTCGCAGACGCTGCAGGCGACGCGGCAGCCGAAACCGGTCCTGGAAAACCTGCTGCGCATCGGCCGGCGCGCGATCGTGTCGTTTCCGAATTTCGGCTTCTGGAAGATGCGGCTGCAACTGCTCGTCGGCGGCCACATGCCGCGCACCGAAAACCTCCCGGCGACCTGGTACGACACGCCGAACATCCATTTCTGCACGATCAAGGATTTCGTCCAGCTCTGCGACGAGATCAACGTCAAGATGGAGCGCGCGGTGGCGCTCGATCTCTACGGCCGCCCGGTGCCGCTGAACCTGCCCTGGTGGGTCTGGAACATGTTCGGCGAGCAGGGCGTGTTCTTGCTGAGTAGGGGCGGGAAGGGGAAGTAG
- a CDS encoding alpha/beta fold hydrolase encodes MPDAVAKDRVRLYFEEAGSGTPIVFLHEFAADHTNWEPQMRYFSRGHRCIVYSARGYTPSDVPPSAEVYTYEYFYTDALAVLDHLGIAKAHFVGLSMGSYSSLQVGLNAADRALSMTLAAVGAGSSLEHLGAFRAQCVANAEQYEAIGSVEVAKVTREAPSRIPFLLKDPRGHADFYAALARHDARGSANTMRSFQGKRPSIYTMTDAIRRVPTPALILCGDEDDNCIEPSLFLKRHLPAAGLTFFPKSGHVLNLEEPALFNEMVERFIALVEAGRWPARDPRSMVAAVV; translated from the coding sequence ATGCCCGATGCCGTCGCCAAGGATCGCGTCCGTCTTTATTTCGAAGAGGCGGGAAGCGGAACGCCGATCGTCTTCCTGCACGAATTTGCGGCCGACCACACCAATTGGGAGCCGCAGATGCGCTACTTCTCTCGTGGCCATCGCTGCATCGTCTATTCGGCGCGCGGCTATACGCCATCCGACGTGCCGCCCTCGGCCGAGGTCTACACCTACGAGTATTTCTACACCGACGCGCTCGCCGTGCTCGATCACCTCGGCATTGCGAAAGCGCATTTCGTCGGCCTGTCGATGGGCTCCTATTCCTCGCTGCAGGTTGGCCTCAACGCAGCCGACCGCGCGCTGTCGATGACGCTCGCCGCCGTCGGCGCCGGCTCGTCACTCGAACATCTCGGCGCTTTCCGCGCGCAATGCGTCGCCAATGCCGAGCAATATGAGGCAATCGGATCGGTTGAAGTCGCCAAGGTGACGCGTGAAGCGCCGAGCCGGATTCCGTTTTTGCTGAAAGACCCGCGCGGCCACGCCGATTTCTACGCCGCGCTGGCGCGGCATGATGCCAGGGGCTCGGCCAACACCATGCGCAGCTTTCAGGGCAAGCGACCGTCGATCTACACCATGACGGATGCGATCCGACGCGTGCCGACGCCGGCGCTGATCCTGTGCGGCGACGAGGACGACAACTGTATTGAACCGAGCCTGTTCCTGAAGCGGCATTTGCCGGCCGCGGGGCTCACGTTCTTCCCGAAGTCGGGCCACGTGCTCAATCTGGAAGAGCCGGCGCTGTTCAACGAGATGGTGGAGCGGTTCATCGCGCTGGTGGAAGCCGGGCGATGGCCGGCGCGCGATCCGAGGTCGATGGTGGCGGCGGTGGTCTAA
- the metX gene encoding homoserine O-acetyltransferase MetX, giving the protein MTQLQSVSSPSIHSEDRAHEADHPTSPVAQFGIEQPLKLDCGIDLAPFQIAYQTYGELNADRSNAILICHALTLDQHVANVHPLTGKAGWWEIMVGPGRPLDTDRYFILCSNVIGGCMGSTGPASTNPATGKAWGLDFPIITIPDMVRAQAMLLDRLGIQTLLCVIGGSMGGMQVLQWTAAYPERVFSALPVACSTRHSAQNIAFHELGRQAVMADPDWHHGRYFERSTHPHRGLAVARMAGHITYLSDAALHRKFGRRMQDRELPTFSFDADFQVESYLRYQGSSFVERFDANSYLYLTRAMDYFDIAADHDGVLAEAFRGIKTRFCVVSFTSDWLFPTSESRALVHALNASSARVSFAEIETDRGHDAFLLDVPEFFDISRAFLESAGNARGLDSKAFSSEVDTGSREENASKKRDRA; this is encoded by the coding sequence ATGACACAATTGCAGTCGGTATCCAGCCCGTCGATTCACAGCGAGGACCGCGCCCACGAGGCCGATCATCCGACCTCGCCGGTGGCCCAATTCGGCATCGAGCAGCCCTTGAAGCTCGATTGCGGCATCGATCTCGCGCCATTCCAGATCGCGTACCAGACCTATGGCGAACTGAACGCCGACCGCTCCAACGCGATCCTGATCTGTCACGCGCTGACGCTGGATCAGCATGTCGCCAACGTGCATCCTCTGACCGGCAAGGCCGGCTGGTGGGAAATCATGGTCGGTCCAGGGCGGCCGCTCGATACCGACAGATATTTCATCCTCTGTTCGAACGTGATCGGCGGTTGCATGGGATCGACCGGTCCGGCCTCGACCAACCCGGCGACCGGCAAGGCGTGGGGACTGGATTTTCCGATCATCACGATTCCCGACATGGTCCGCGCGCAGGCCATGTTGCTCGACCGGCTGGGCATCCAAACATTGTTATGCGTGATCGGCGGATCGATGGGCGGCATGCAGGTGCTGCAATGGACGGCAGCCTATCCGGAACGGGTGTTTTCGGCGCTACCGGTCGCCTGCTCGACGCGCCATTCGGCGCAAAATATCGCGTTTCACGAACTTGGCCGGCAGGCCGTGATGGCTGATCCGGACTGGCACCATGGGCGCTATTTCGAGCGCAGCACGCATCCGCATCGCGGACTGGCGGTGGCGCGGATGGCAGGGCACATCACCTATCTCTCCGACGCCGCGTTGCATCGCAAGTTCGGGCGGCGGATGCAGGATCGCGAGCTGCCGACATTTTCGTTCGATGCGGATTTTCAGGTCGAAAGCTATCTTCGCTATCAGGGCTCTTCCTTTGTCGAGCGCTTCGATGCCAACAGCTATCTCTACCTGACGCGCGCGATGGACTATTTCGATATCGCCGCCGACCATGACGGCGTGCTGGCGGAAGCGTTTCGCGGCATCAAGACCCGCTTCTGCGTGGTGTCGTTCACCTCCGACTGGCTGTTTCCGACCTCGGAATCGCGGGCGCTGGTGCATGCGCTGAATGCTTCGAGCGCGCGAGTGTCGTTCGCCGAGATCGAGACCGACCGCGGCCACGATGCCTTCCTGCTCGACGTGCCCGAGTTCTTCGACATTTCTCGCGCCTTCCTGGAATCCGCGGGCAATGCGCGCGGCCTTGATAGCAAAGCGTTTTCGAGCGAAGTGGATACCGGTTCGCGTGAAGAAAACGCGTCAAAAAAGAGAGATAGAGCCTGA